The genomic interval CAGCACGTCCTTCGCCGTGGAGATGCCGCCGGCCGGCTTGAAGCCGATCCGCTGGCCGGTCATCTCATGATAGGCGCGGATCATGCGGGCCATGATAAGCGCGAAGGGCAGTGTGGCGTTGACCGGCTCCTTGCCCGTCGATGTCTTGATGAAATCCGCCCCCGCCATCATGCAGGCCATGGACGCGCGCGCGACATTGGTCAGCGTGCCCAGATCGCCGGCGCCGACGATCGCCTTCACATGCGCAGGGCCGCAGGCCTCGCGGAACAGCTTCATCTCGTCATAGACCGCCCGAGTGTTGCCGGTCAGGACATGGCCGCGGTCGATCACGATGTCGATCTCGCGCGCGCCGGCGGCGACGGAAGCCTCGATCTCCTTGATGCGCAGCGGCAGCGGCGAGAGGCCGGCCGGAAAGCCGGTGGAGACCGCGGCGACCGGGATGGCGGTGCCTTCGAGCGCCTTCACCGCGGTTTCGACCATATTGTGATAGACGCAGACCGCGCCGGTTGTGATGTTCGCCTCGCCCATGCCCATGGCATCGAGCAGGTCCTGGCGCACCGGGCGGCGCGCCTTGGCACAGAACCGCCGCACGCGGCCGGGCGTGTCGTCGCCGGAAAGCGTGGTCAGATCGATGCAGGTCACGGCCTTGAGCAGCCAGGCGGCCTGCCATTCCCTCTTCACGCTGCGGCGGCCGGGGAGCGACGCGACCCGCCGCTCCGCCGCGCTGCGGTTCACGCGGATGGAATCGATGACGTCGGCGGCGTAGGCGATGCCGGGATTGCGGGCGTGCGTCGCGGGTTCCATCTCGCGGGCGCGGGCAATGATAGGTTGGACATTGGACATGGTTCGAAGGTACCCCGCCGGAGCCTCTACCCGCAACGCCGGCTACTTCGTCCCGAACATACGGTCGCCGGCGTCGCCGAGGCCGGGGATGATGTAGCCGTGATCGTTCAGGTGGCTGTCGATCGCGGCCGTCCAGATGTGTACGTCGGGATGGGCTTTCACGAAGGTCTCGATGCCTTCGGGCGCCGAGAGCAAGGTCATCAGGCGGATGTTCCTGGCGCCATGCGCCTTCAGCCGCGTCACCGCGGCCGTGACCGAGTTCCCGGTCGCCAGCATCGGGTCCATCACGATCACCAGGCGCTCGGCGATGTCGTGCGGCGCCTTGAAATAATACTCGACCGATTGCAGCGTCTTAGGGTCCCGGTAGAGACCGATGTGGGCGACGCGGGCCGAGGGCACGAGATTCAGCATGCCTTCCAGAAAGCCGGTGCCCGCCCGAAGGATGGGCGCAAAGACCAGTTTCTTGCCGGCGATTGCCGGGGCTTTCATCGGCGCGACGGGCGTTTCGATGTCGATGAGCTCGAGCGGCAGGTCGCGCGTGACCTCGTAGCAGATCAGCATGCCGATCTCGTTGAGCAGCTCGCGGAAGTTCTTGGTGCTGCGGTTCTTGTCGCGCATCAGCGTCAGCTTGTGCTGGATCAGCGGATGATCGACCACGGTCACGCCCTGCATGCGCGTTTCTCCCCTGCGGCGACCACAAACCGGTGGCCAAGCTAGCCCGAGGCGCTTTATTGTGGCAACGGCGATGGACAAGCAACCCGACAAAAAGAACGACCTCGAAGCCTACTGGATGCCGTTCACGGCGCAGCGCCAGTTCAAGGCCAATCCGCGCCTGTTCGCCTCCGCCGACGGGATGTATTTCAAGACGACCGACGGCCGCGACGTGCTGGACGGCGTCTCGTCCATGTGGTGCTGCAACGCCGGGCACAACCGGCCGCGCATCGTGGAGGCGATCCGCGCCCAGGCGGGCGAACTCGACTATTCGCCGGCGTTCCAGATCGGCCATCACAAGGCGTTCGAGCTGGCGAACCGGCTGGTGGCGCTGATGCCGGGCACGCTGAACCATGTGTTCTTCACCAATTCCGGCTCGGAGTCGGTGGAGACGGCGCTCAAGATGGCGATCGCCTATCATCGGGTGCGCGGCGAGGGCAGCCGGGTGCGGCTGATCGGGCGCGAGAAGGGCTATCACGGCGTCAATTTCGGCGGCATGAGCGTCGGCGGCATGGTCGCCAACCGCAAGATGTTCGGCACGCTGGTCGCCGGCGTCGATCACCTGCGCCACACCCATGGCGATCCGCGCAATGCCTTCGCCAGGGGCGAGCCGGAATACGGCGTCGAACTGGCCGACGATCTGGAGCGGCTGGTGCAGCTGCACGATGCGTCCACCATCGCGGCGGTGATCGTGGAGCCGGTGCAGGGCTCGGCCGGCGTGATCGTGCCGCCCAGGGGTTATCTGAAGCGGCTGCGCGAAATCTGCGACAGGCATGGCATCCTCCTGATCTTCGACGAGGTCATCACCGGCTATGGCCGCCTCGGCACGCCGTTCGCGGTCGATTTCTTCGGCGTCGAGCCCGATCTCGTCACGACGGCCAAGGGCCTGACCAACGGCGTGATCCCGATGGGCGCGGTGTTCGCGCAGGCGAAGATCTATGAGGCCTTCCTGCAAGGGCCGCCGAACGCCATCGAGTTCTTCCACGGCTACACCTATTCGGGAAATCCGATAGCCTGCGCCGCGGCGCTCGGCACGCTCGATACGTATGGCGAAGAGGGCCTGCTGACGCGGGCCGCGACGCTGGCGCCCTATTGGGAGACCGCGCTGCATTCGCTCAAGGGCGCGCGCAATGTGATCGACATCCGCAATCTGGGATTCATGGGCGCCGTCGAGATGGCTCCGGCGCAGGGCGAGGCAGGCCGGCGCGGCTTCGCGGCCTTCCTCAAACTCTACGAAGCGGGCCTGCTCTGCCGCAGCACGGGCGACACCGTCGCCTTCGCGCCGCCGCTGATCGCCGAGCACAAGCATATCGACTTCCTGGTGGACACGCTCGGCAAGGTCATCGCGTCCATCGACTGACTTCCGGCCAGGCAAGCGCAGACGGCGGCGGAAACGCGGGGCTCGCCACGCGGTGAATTCCTTTCGGATGCAATTGTCGGGATATGAGGGATTTGGTGCGTAGACCGACTCGGTTCAAGAGGCGGGCGGAAATTTTTTACGCGGCGGTGTGGCAGGCGGTTATCCGACAGAGGATTCACGCGGGGCCGCGGATGACGCGGAGATTTTCAATTTGCTGCGAGGATAAGTTTTTTCGTTGCGATGCGGCGGACGATATTTTGTTGCCGGGAAATTTTCGAGAGGCCGCGAGCAGGCCCTCAACGTCGCTTTGCACCGTTCGACCTCTCACGCCGCGCGGGAGAGGTTATTCCTTCTCCGCGCCGCTGATCGGATCGACGATTTCGGGGTCGCCGTCGCGGGCGTCCCAGGGGAAGACGATCCAGGAATTCTGCGGCGCCTGGAGGAAGCGCATGTCGACCACGTCCTCGCCCTCGGGCTTGGAATAGATCGTCGTATAGAGCGCATTCGGCCAGATCTTGCGCAGCTCCCGGAAGGTACCGCCGG from Rhizomicrobium sp. carries:
- the deoC gene encoding deoxyribose-phosphate aldolase; the encoded protein is MSNVQPIIARAREMEPATHARNPGIAYAADVIDSIRVNRSAAERRVASLPGRRSVKREWQAAWLLKAVTCIDLTTLSGDDTPGRVRRFCAKARRPVRQDLLDAMGMGEANITTGAVCVYHNMVETAVKALEGTAIPVAAVSTGFPAGLSPLPLRIKEIEASVAAGAREIDIVIDRGHVLTGNTRAVYDEMKLFREACGPAHVKAIVGAGDLGTLTNVARASMACMMAGADFIKTSTGKEPVNATLPFALIMARMIRAYHEMTGQRIGFKPAGGISTAKDVLDYQIVMREELGLPWLQPDLFRIGASSLLTDIERQLEHFVTGRYSAAHRHPMG
- the upp gene encoding uracil phosphoribosyltransferase; its protein translation is MQGVTVVDHPLIQHKLTLMRDKNRSTKNFRELLNEIGMLICYEVTRDLPLELIDIETPVAPMKAPAIAGKKLVFAPILRAGTGFLEGMLNLVPSARVAHIGLYRDPKTLQSVEYYFKAPHDIAERLVIVMDPMLATGNSVTAAVTRLKAHGARNIRLMTLLSAPEGIETFVKAHPDVHIWTAAIDSHLNDHGYIIPGLGDAGDRMFGTK
- a CDS encoding aspartate aminotransferase family protein, which translates into the protein MDKQPDKKNDLEAYWMPFTAQRQFKANPRLFASADGMYFKTTDGRDVLDGVSSMWCCNAGHNRPRIVEAIRAQAGELDYSPAFQIGHHKAFELANRLVALMPGTLNHVFFTNSGSESVETALKMAIAYHRVRGEGSRVRLIGREKGYHGVNFGGMSVGGMVANRKMFGTLVAGVDHLRHTHGDPRNAFARGEPEYGVELADDLERLVQLHDASTIAAVIVEPVQGSAGVIVPPRGYLKRLREICDRHGILLIFDEVITGYGRLGTPFAVDFFGVEPDLVTTAKGLTNGVIPMGAVFAQAKIYEAFLQGPPNAIEFFHGYTYSGNPIACAAALGTLDTYGEEGLLTRAATLAPYWETALHSLKGARNVIDIRNLGFMGAVEMAPAQGEAGRRGFAAFLKLYEAGLLCRSTGDTVAFAPPLIAEHKHIDFLVDTLGKVIASID